A window of Gossypium hirsutum isolate 1008001.06 chromosome D13, Gossypium_hirsutum_v2.1, whole genome shotgun sequence genomic DNA:
TATGTAATGTTACCGGTTGTCATTAGTGCCGATCTGATCATGGAAGAAGTCCATTTAGGATGTACTGATTTAACCAATGCTGAAGCCCCTGTTACATGTGGACAAGCCATTGATGTTCCGGATTCTAGGGCATATCCGCCCGGTTTCACGCCATCCGAGGCACTCTCTTCTTCGTCTTTTGGAGTTATTGCACCTAAAATGGCAACTCCTGGTGCCATTATATCAGGCtaaaggaaagggaaaaaaaacctCATGTTTATTTCAAGCTTTTCAgtattgatgaggggaaaattaCAATGGAAGCCCCCGTATAAGGtgttagattgcattttaccccttttactcaaaaaatgagcaaattaatccCTGTACGTCAGATTAAAATGTAAATTGTTCATCCTATTAGAAATtccatctatttttattgttaaaaactagtcgCTGTGCATCAGTATGAGATACACGTGACATGCCAATGTCATTGTTTGGTTATTCTATTAACGAcactaatttttaacagtacaaatggataaaaatttcaacaaaaatgaccaatttactttttggtctaaaatatagggactaatttacgCATTTTTcaagtaaagaaagaaaaatgcaaTCTGACCCTAATACAAGGGCCTTCATGGTACTTTTGCCTATTGATATGAtacagaaatatatatatgtgtgtgtaccTTGAGAATGTTTTCTGTTAGTACACTAGGACCTCTTGATGAAAAATATGCTACCACGGGTGCTGGTTTAATTCCTGGAATTTCAACTGTAGGAAGAATAATTGCAGATGGGTTCCTATCATAACATAAAtgggagaaaaaaaaaacaacttaggACTATCAAAACATGCCTTGTTCTTCAAGGCATTAAAAAACAACAACTTAGGACTATCAAAACATGCCTTGTTCTTCAAGGCATATTCAAAAAACTAAAATCATGGTCTTACTTGTTAGAGTTGATGTACTTGAGAATTTTATATCCTATAGTAGTTCCAACTTCAGTGAATGGAAATGGTCCTGAATCAAATGGAGCactttcatcattttcattgatCAATATCAATCCTTTAGCTTTGGCATCTTCGGCTACGAGTTTCTTGATTGTCCTCGACACGACAGGGAAACCGTCGAAACAAACAATTATCTTCCCTTTCACCTTTTCCGGATCTAATGATCCAGGATAGCAACTCCTGCAATGTAACACAAAGCAAAATTCCATTGCAACAATGGCTaccaatcaaacatattaacTCAAACAATGTTTTTTACCTTGCTTCTGGTATTGGACTGTACTTAGCAGCAATGTCCTTTCCATATGCAAGTGGATATGTCTCGGTTCGAGTGAGGTTCGAAAAATTAATGGCAGACCCCTTTCAGCACAacataatcaaaatcaaaatgttttctatatatatatatacacacacacacacacacaaacacaTGGAGCGTCTTACTTGAAAGATTCTTCCATTTCCTAAAAGCACCTTAGAGTGAAAACCCCTATCAATATTAGAAGCTGCCACAGTGAAAATCCATGGTGCTGCATTTGTAACAGTGAAAGGATCAGGTCCTTCATTGCCACCTGAACAGGCCACCATGACCCCCATTTGTTCTGCATGAAATGCTCCAATGGCAATAGGATCTTTCAAGAAGTTAGGTTGGAGGAAAGCACTCGTCCCGATAGAAATGGAGATGATATCGACACCGTCTTTAACGGCATCGTCGATTGCCTTTAATATGGTGGAACCGGGACAACCGTCTTCGGAACATACCTTATAGGCTGCAATCCTAAAAAAGGGTGAACCACCCCTAGCAGTACCTTGAGCCAAGCCATGGTAACTAGCGTTGGCTACTATGGCACCAGCTGCAATAGAAGCAGTGTGAGTTCCATGGCCAACAGTGTCCCTTGGAGATTTGTCAACTCTCATTTGTGTTGTGTTGTTTCCATTAGATGCGTGCATTACATTGTAGTATCTTGCCCCTATCAACTTCCTGGAATCacaagacatatatatatatcgtcAACAATAATTTCAAAgcttattttatcaaataaatatgtatgtatgtatgtatgtaagtATGTATGACCTATTACAATCAGACTTTTTGAAGTCTGGTCCCTCCATGCAAACTCCTTTCCATCTTTTAGGTATTTCTCCCATTCCTTCATCTTTGAAACTTGGAGACTCGGCCCAAATTcctgaaataaaatcaaatttaataataaaccTAAACCTGtgtattcaaataattttatgtGCTCGAGGATTGCTACTATATTATCAATTAtctatgaaattataaaaatgtaaaactagttttttttttcacatatatatatttgaacttCAACATGCAGTTTGCATAATTCTTTAGTTATCTTTCAACATACTATGTTCAATTATAAGAAGTGTAATCTATACTATATATAATGTCTTTGATTAAATTAATGACACATATTAACCGAATTTTAAAGTA
This region includes:
- the LOC107935549 gene encoding CO(2)-response secreted protease; translated protein: MLSSQLKFPCAKKLSHSPYKYTEFILAKSTTNTITIMSYLLQLLSFFLIISSAASIQTPKHYVVYMGSSAGETAESDHPQLLSTVIPREERERISITNHYNHALRGFSAMLTDDEASELSGRNGVVSVFPDSILQLHTTRSWDFLDDNSNPKLNHGSYLPHKSTYDVIIGMIDTGIWAESPSFKDEGMGEIPKRWKGVCMEGPDFKKSDCNRKLIGARYYNVMHASNGNNTTQMRVDKSPRDTVGHGTHTASIAAGAIVANASYHGLAQGTARGGSPFFRIAAYKVCSEDGCPGSTILKAIDDAVKDGVDIISISIGTSAFLQPNFLKDPIAIGAFHAEQMGVMVACSGGNEGPDPFTVTNAAPWIFTVAASNIDRGFHSKVLLGNGRIFQGSAINFSNLTRTETYPLAYGKDIAAKYSPIPEARSCYPGSLDPEKVKGKIIVCFDGFPVVSRTIKKLVAEDAKAKGLILINENDESAPFDSGPFPFTEVGTTIGYKILKYINSNKNPSAIILPTVEIPGIKPAPVVAYFSSRGPSVLTENILKPDIMAPGVAILGAITPKDEEESASDGVKPGGYALESGTSMACPHVTGASALVKSVHPKWTSSMIRSALMTTATVYDNMRKPVTNGSASFATPHEMGVGEISPVKALNPGLVFETTTEDYLRFLCYNRSPEKTIRSMSKTKFKCPTKSSDDLISNINYPSISISKLEKSIGFLTIKRSVTNVGHPNVTYTSTVQAPMGMKVKVIPKKITFLENVKRVSFKVLFDGSEASSGYNFGSITWSAAQYSVRTVFAVNVE